A stretch of the Cellulomonas sp. WB94 genome encodes the following:
- a CDS encoding universal stress protein → MARTVVVGIEGTDSSRAALIWAAAAAASRHDTLEILHGSGLPVEMYDDALEQGAQSLLHDERERALAAQPNLTVTTTLTRDTPGKALTEASEQADLVVIGTHPYSLLERVFSGSLAYQVAAGSHCPVLIVPQETGEGGSGVVVGADGSPDSVSAVALAAAEADRLGQELTVVHAWRSPDLFLAGDTGQGYRDERVEEGEGVVLAESIAGLGERYPDLVVHRQLVQSQPAQALLDAAKGARLLVVGSRGLGGVARMLLGSVSHTLVLHPPCPVLVMR, encoded by the coding sequence ATGGCACGCACGGTCGTCGTCGGGATCGAAGGGACGGACTCGAGCCGCGCCGCCTTGATCTGGGCGGCGGCGGCCGCAGCCTCGCGCCACGACACGCTCGAGATCCTGCACGGGTCAGGGTTGCCCGTGGAGATGTACGACGACGCGCTCGAGCAGGGCGCGCAGTCGCTCCTGCACGACGAGCGCGAACGAGCTCTCGCAGCGCAGCCGAACCTCACCGTCACGACGACGCTGACCCGCGACACCCCCGGCAAGGCGCTCACCGAGGCGTCCGAGCAGGCGGACCTGGTCGTCATCGGCACGCACCCGTACAGCCTTCTCGAGCGGGTCTTCTCGGGCTCGCTCGCCTACCAGGTCGCCGCGGGGTCGCACTGCCCGGTGCTGATCGTGCCGCAGGAGACGGGTGAGGGCGGCTCCGGTGTCGTCGTCGGCGCGGACGGGTCCCCCGACTCCGTCTCGGCCGTCGCCCTCGCCGCAGCCGAGGCCGACCGGCTGGGCCAGGAGCTCACGGTCGTGCACGCCTGGCGCTCGCCCGACCTGTTCCTGGCCGGCGACACCGGACAGGGCTACCGCGACGAGCGGGTCGAGGAGGGCGAAGGCGTCGTGCTGGCCGAGTCGATAGCCGGCCTGGGTGAGCGCTACCCGGACCTCGTCGTCCACCGGCAGCTGGTCCAGAGCCAGCCGGCGCAGGCGCTGCTCGACGCGGCCAAGGGTGCCCGGCTCCTCGTCGTGGGCAGCCGCGGGCTCGGAGGTGTCGCCCGCATGCTGCTCGGCTCGGTGAGCCACACCCTCGTGCTGCACCCGCCCTGCCCGGTGCTCGTCATGCGGTGA
- a CDS encoding MFS transporter, with amino-acid sequence MSRPAGTTSNPFRLLPPEVAVLTAVAFSVALGFGIVAPAIPLFAKDFGVSNFAAGAVVSVFALVRFASAPVAGRLVDRLGERLVLASGIGIVGVSSLLAGLSHSYVQLLVLRGVGGFGSAMFTVSSFALLLRVVAPSERGRATGVYQTGFLLGGIAGPAFGGPLTAWSLRAPFVVYAATLLVAGAVATVFLARTALTEHERAAGTADHLPTSLGAALRSSAYRAAVANNFAVGWAIFGVRASLVPLFVVEGLRLGPSWTGAGLVLSAVVQALVLVPAGRMVDTRGRRPFLRAGAAFALAAGLTMALAGSAPLFLVGMALYGTGSALLGVSTAAVVGDVIGGRGGAPVAAFQMASDAGAFIGPLVAGVLADAASFEVAFLATAAVSGLAFATTVAMPETRAVAKDTAAS; translated from the coding sequence GTGAGCCGCCCCGCCGGGACGACCAGCAACCCGTTCCGGTTGTTGCCGCCCGAGGTGGCGGTGCTCACTGCGGTCGCGTTCTCCGTGGCGCTGGGCTTCGGGATCGTCGCCCCGGCGATCCCGCTGTTCGCCAAGGACTTCGGCGTCAGCAACTTCGCGGCCGGGGCCGTCGTGTCGGTCTTCGCGCTGGTGCGCTTCGCCTCCGCGCCCGTGGCCGGGCGTCTGGTCGACCGGCTCGGGGAACGGCTCGTGCTGGCGAGCGGGATCGGGATCGTCGGGGTGTCGAGCCTGCTGGCCGGGCTGTCGCACAGCTACGTCCAGCTGCTGGTGCTGCGGGGAGTGGGCGGGTTCGGTTCGGCGATGTTCACGGTGTCGTCGTTCGCGCTGCTCCTGCGCGTCGTCGCGCCCTCTGAGCGAGGCAGGGCGACCGGCGTCTACCAGACCGGCTTCCTGCTCGGTGGCATCGCCGGTCCTGCCTTCGGCGGTCCACTGACGGCCTGGTCGCTGCGTGCGCCCTTCGTCGTGTACGCAGCGACGCTGCTGGTGGCCGGCGCGGTCGCGACGGTCTTCCTCGCCCGGACGGCACTGACCGAGCACGAACGCGCGGCTGGGACCGCCGACCATCTCCCGACGTCGCTGGGCGCCGCGCTGCGGAGCTCGGCGTACCGGGCCGCGGTGGCGAACAACTTCGCGGTCGGCTGGGCGATCTTCGGTGTCCGTGCGTCGCTCGTCCCGCTGTTCGTCGTGGAGGGTCTGCGGCTCGGGCCGTCGTGGACAGGCGCGGGTCTGGTGCTGTCGGCCGTGGTCCAGGCGCTCGTCCTCGTCCCGGCCGGCCGGATGGTCGACACCCGCGGGCGCCGGCCGTTCCTCCGCGCCGGCGCAGCGTTCGCGCTCGCCGCAGGGCTCACGATGGCGCTCGCGGGCAGTGCACCGCTCTTCCTGGTCGGCATGGCCCTGTACGGGACCGGCTCGGCCCTGCTCGGGGTGTCGACGGCGGCCGTCGTCGGCGACGTCATCGGCGGACGGGGCGGCGCGCCCGTCGCGGCCTTCCAGATGGCGTCCGACGCGGGTGCGTTCATCGGACCGCTCGTTGCCGGCGTGCTCGCCGACGCCGCGTCGTTCGAGGTGGCGTTCCTCGCGACGGCAGCGGTGTCCGGCCTGGCGTTCGCCACGACCGTGGCGATGCCCGAGACCCGAGCTGTGGCGAAGGACACGGCAGCGTCGTAG
- a CDS encoding cation-transporting P-type ATPase, with product MGYRSEPGLTAVEAAVRLATDGPNQLPEPARPHPLRELARQMVGFFAVMLWVAAGLALVAGMPALGVAIAVVVVINGLFSFAQEYRADRAAERLRDLLPARATVRRDGRAQVVDAADLVVGDVVILEAGDRVSADLVLAPGGQVGVDESMLTGESITRVRDAGSDLLAGTYVVEGHGEAVVRATGAATRLAGISAVTQSAVRPRSPLAHQLHRVVRVVALVAVGVGAVFFLTALLLGRTGNQSFLFAIGVTVALVPEGLLPTVTLSLARAAQRMAGRHALVRRLEAVETLGLTTYICTDKTGTLTRNQMSVVQAWTPAGVVDVVGLGYAPAATLHGSPEALGALRLAASSAERCSPDAHAVQHGEDWAPVGDPMDVAIHVLARRAGAPPFPVRTSRHPFDPRRRRSSVVDHHGVHVVGASDSVLPLCRDAPAAADDAVTAMAARGLRVVAVAGRAAGAGDVGTDAADVERDLRLLGLLGLEDPPRDDVADAIASCRSGGIRIAMITGDHPITALTIAREVGLVQGEALVVEGKDLPADDDALGELLDRDEVVVARVAPEDKLRIARALQSRGHVVAMTGDGVNDGPALRTADVGIAMGASGTDVAREAADLVLLDDHFGSIVAAVELGRSTFANIRKFLTYHLTDNVAELTPFVVWALSGGSIPLALTVLQVLALDIGTDLLPALALGAERPSKRTMTGPFRLGSLIDRRVLRRAFGVLGPTESLVSMAAFVVTLRLGGWSVGADPGPALLAAASGTAFAAIVLGQLANAFACRSESRWIGATGFTGNRLLQLAVATEAAVLIAYLAVPPLSDLLGGALPDATGWLLALVAIPAVWAVDAADKWLRQRSRTSHPTRWPGPPGDRAWRRAERV from the coding sequence GTGGGGTATCGCTCCGAGCCGGGCCTGACGGCCGTCGAGGCCGCGGTCCGGCTTGCGACCGACGGTCCGAACCAGCTGCCCGAGCCCGCGCGGCCGCACCCGCTGCGCGAGCTCGCGCGCCAGATGGTGGGTTTCTTCGCCGTCATGCTGTGGGTCGCGGCCGGGCTCGCGCTCGTCGCGGGGATGCCCGCGCTCGGCGTCGCGATCGCCGTCGTCGTGGTCATCAACGGGCTCTTCTCGTTCGCGCAGGAGTACCGGGCCGACCGGGCCGCCGAGCGGCTGCGAGACCTGTTGCCGGCGCGCGCGACGGTCCGCCGGGACGGGCGCGCCCAGGTGGTCGATGCTGCCGACCTCGTCGTCGGCGACGTCGTGATCCTCGAGGCGGGTGACCGGGTCTCGGCGGACCTGGTCCTTGCGCCCGGCGGACAGGTCGGGGTCGACGAGTCGATGCTCACGGGCGAGAGCATCACGCGCGTGCGCGACGCCGGAAGCGACCTGCTCGCGGGTACGTACGTCGTGGAGGGCCACGGCGAGGCCGTCGTGAGGGCCACCGGCGCGGCCACCCGGCTGGCCGGGATCTCCGCCGTCACCCAGAGCGCGGTCCGGCCGCGCAGCCCGCTCGCCCACCAGCTGCACCGCGTCGTCCGGGTCGTCGCTCTCGTCGCGGTCGGGGTCGGGGCGGTGTTCTTCCTCACGGCCCTGCTCCTGGGTCGGACGGGGAACCAGAGCTTCCTGTTCGCGATCGGGGTGACGGTCGCCCTCGTCCCGGAGGGGCTCCTGCCGACCGTGACGCTGTCGCTCGCCCGCGCCGCGCAGCGCATGGCCGGCCGACACGCCCTGGTCCGCCGGCTCGAGGCCGTCGAGACGCTCGGCCTGACGACGTACATCTGCACCGACAAGACCGGCACCCTGACCCGCAACCAGATGTCGGTCGTGCAGGCGTGGACCCCCGCCGGGGTCGTGGACGTGGTCGGGCTCGGCTACGCGCCCGCGGCGACCCTGCACGGCTCCCCCGAGGCACTGGGCGCGTTGCGGCTCGCGGCGTCGAGCGCGGAACGCTGCTCCCCGGATGCGCACGCGGTGCAGCACGGCGAGGACTGGGCTCCCGTCGGCGACCCGATGGACGTCGCGATCCACGTCCTCGCGAGGCGGGCCGGCGCTCCCCCGTTTCCCGTACGGACCTCGCGCCACCCGTTCGATCCCCGGCGCCGGCGGTCCTCGGTCGTGGACCACCACGGCGTGCACGTCGTCGGCGCCTCGGACTCCGTGCTCCCGCTGTGCCGCGACGCACCCGCCGCGGCCGACGACGCCGTCACCGCGATGGCCGCCCGCGGACTGAGGGTCGTGGCTGTCGCGGGGCGCGCGGCGGGCGCGGGCGACGTCGGGACGGACGCCGCCGACGTCGAGCGCGACCTTCGCCTGCTCGGGCTGCTCGGCCTCGAAGACCCACCACGGGACGATGTCGCCGACGCCATCGCGTCGTGCCGGTCGGGCGGGATCCGCATCGCGATGATCACCGGCGACCACCCGATCACCGCCCTGACCATCGCCCGCGAGGTCGGCCTGGTGCAGGGCGAGGCCCTCGTGGTCGAGGGCAAGGACCTGCCCGCGGACGACGACGCGCTGGGCGAGCTGCTCGACCGCGACGAGGTCGTGGTGGCCAGGGTCGCTCCCGAGGACAAGCTGCGGATCGCCCGCGCGCTGCAGTCCCGGGGCCACGTCGTGGCGATGACGGGTGACGGGGTCAACGACGGTCCCGCGCTGCGCACCGCGGACGTCGGCATCGCCATGGGCGCCTCGGGCACCGACGTCGCGCGCGAGGCGGCCGACCTCGTGCTGCTCGACGACCACTTCGGCAGCATCGTGGCCGCCGTCGAGCTCGGCCGGTCCACGTTCGCCAACATCCGCAAGTTCCTCACGTACCACCTCACGGACAACGTCGCCGAGCTCACACCGTTCGTCGTGTGGGCGCTCTCCGGGGGCTCGATCCCCCTCGCGCTGACCGTGCTCCAGGTTCTCGCCCTCGACATCGGCACCGACCTGCTGCCTGCTCTCGCGCTGGGCGCAGAACGACCCAGCAAGCGGACGATGACCGGTCCGTTCCGGCTCGGCTCGCTCATCGACCGCCGAGTCCTGCGTCGCGCCTTCGGCGTCCTCGGCCCGACCGAGTCGCTCGTCTCGATGGCGGCGTTCGTCGTGACGCTCCGCCTCGGCGGCTGGTCGGTGGGCGCTGACCCTGGCCCCGCCCTGCTCGCGGCCGCGTCCGGGACGGCCTTCGCCGCGATCGTCCTCGGGCAGCTCGCCAACGCGTTCGCGTGCCGAAGCGAGAGCCGTTGGATCGGAGCGACGGGGTTCACCGGCAACCGGCTCCTGCAGCTCGCGGTCGCCACCGAGGCTGCCGTCCTGATCGCCTACCTCGCTGTGCCACCCCTGTCCGACCTGCTCGGCGGTGCGCTGCCCGACGCCACCGGGTGGTTGCTGGCCCTCGTGGCGATCCCGGCGGTCTGGGCCGTCGACGCCGCCGACAAGTGGCTGCGGCAGCGCTCCCGGACCAGCCACCCGACGCGTTGGCCGGGCCCGCCGGGTGATCGAGCCTGGCGGCGCGCAGAGCGCGTCTGA
- a CDS encoding ABC transporter permease produces the protein MATQTAPLGTRAPIQRGRAARNARNAAARAPGERSLTAAPSTWFVWAGTAAFFIFLVGILVSVVVDSFGKGWFSTWLPESFSTSWYSGAWETFGMAQIIGVTLTVALLVIVISVLIGVPAAYLLARRSFPFKKAVTLLFLLPVMMPPITYGIPLATVMYNFGLGRTLTAVILVNLVPSVPFVIMTMTPFIEQINPTIENAARMSGASIGKVFTKILFPLLIPGVLAASILVLVRTVGMFELTFLVSGPQSDTLVVAMYRAMTAAGGGTERPLISSMAVVYTVTMMVILIIALRFVSPTQLVARVKESRED, from the coding sequence ATGGCGACACAGACTGCTCCGCTGGGCACGCGCGCACCGATCCAGCGCGGACGCGCTGCGCGGAACGCGCGCAACGCCGCAGCCCGCGCACCCGGCGAGCGCTCGCTCACGGCCGCACCCTCGACCTGGTTCGTGTGGGCCGGCACAGCCGCGTTCTTCATCTTCCTGGTGGGGATCCTCGTCAGCGTCGTCGTGGACTCGTTCGGGAAGGGATGGTTCAGCACCTGGCTCCCCGAGTCCTTCTCGACCAGCTGGTACTCGGGGGCGTGGGAGACCTTCGGCATGGCGCAGATCATCGGCGTCACGCTCACAGTCGCCCTGCTCGTCATCGTGATCTCGGTGCTCATCGGCGTCCCGGCCGCCTACCTGCTCGCCCGACGCAGCTTCCCGTTCAAGAAGGCCGTCACCCTGCTGTTCCTGCTGCCGGTCATGATGCCGCCGATCACCTACGGCATCCCGCTGGCCACCGTGATGTACAACTTCGGCCTCGGACGCACGCTCACGGCCGTCATCCTCGTGAATCTCGTGCCGTCCGTCCCGTTCGTGATCATGACGATGACCCCGTTCATCGAGCAGATCAACCCGACCATCGAGAACGCGGCGCGGATGTCCGGTGCCTCCATCGGGAAGGTCTTCACCAAGATCCTCTTCCCGCTGCTGATCCCTGGTGTCCTCGCCGCCTCGATCCTCGTCCTCGTCCGCACCGTGGGGATGTTCGAGCTCACGTTCCTCGTGTCAGGCCCGCAGTCCGACACGCTCGTCGTCGCGATGTACCGCGCGATGACCGCCGCCGGCGGCGGCACGGAACGTCCGCTCATCTCCTCGATGGCCGTCGTCTACACGGTCACGATGATGGTCATCCTCATCATCGCGCTGCGCTTCGTGAGCCCCACGCAGCTCGTCGCCCGGGTCAAGGAGTCACGCGAGGACTGA
- a CDS encoding ABC transporter permease subunit, translating to MSAPTAPGPTRTRSTASLRHRLAERGVDKSLWMLAPALFFAVALFIYPFSYGIGLTFQPSPAMQEKWGAGIWSNYVGFFKDSFVFDSIWLTMRLALPVALFNVLASVPMAFKLRRRFRGKKLLTTLLVLPITLGTVLTAQGLLIFAGRQGWLNRFLIQIGVIDQPLALVNNYLGVVFSLVISGFPFAFLLISSYLSGIDPSIEAAAKTMGANWVQRFRRVILPLLAPGLATTFILTFVLAFSVFPSARLVGDAMGSTRVMSLMAFRAFGEQNDYPMASTIAVMMGVVELVVIALVLLWRSSMYKGSTGGKG from the coding sequence ATGAGCGCGCCGACAGCTCCGGGACCGACGCGGACCCGGTCGACGGCGAGCCTGCGGCACCGGCTCGCCGAACGCGGGGTCGACAAGTCCCTGTGGATGCTCGCCCCGGCCCTGTTCTTCGCCGTGGCCCTGTTCATCTACCCGTTCTCCTACGGGATCGGTCTGACGTTCCAGCCGTCGCCCGCGATGCAGGAGAAGTGGGGTGCGGGGATCTGGTCGAACTACGTCGGGTTCTTCAAGGACTCGTTCGTGTTCGACTCGATCTGGCTGACGATGCGCCTGGCCTTGCCCGTCGCCCTGTTCAACGTCCTGGCTTCCGTGCCCATGGCCTTCAAGCTCCGTCGTCGCTTCCGCGGCAAGAAGCTGCTGACCACGCTCCTCGTCCTGCCCATCACGCTCGGCACGGTGCTCACCGCACAGGGCCTGCTGATCTTCGCGGGGCGCCAGGGCTGGCTCAACCGGTTCCTCATCCAGATCGGCGTGATCGACCAGCCGCTCGCCCTCGTCAACAACTACCTCGGCGTGGTCTTCTCGCTGGTCATCTCCGGGTTCCCGTTCGCGTTCCTGCTCATCTCGTCCTACCTGTCCGGCATCGATCCCTCGATCGAGGCGGCTGCGAAGACGATGGGCGCGAACTGGGTCCAGCGGTTCCGGCGGGTCATCCTCCCGCTGCTTGCGCCCGGCCTCGCGACGACGTTCATCCTGACGTTCGTGCTCGCGTTCAGCGTGTTCCCGTCCGCCCGACTCGTCGGTGACGCCATGGGTTCGACCCGCGTCATGTCCCTCATGGCGTTCCGAGCGTTCGGCGAGCAGAACGACTACCCGATGGCATCGACCATCGCGGTGATGATGGGCGTCGTCGAGCTCGTCGTGATCGCGCTGGTCCTCCTGTGGAGGTCGTCCATGTACAAGGGTTCGACTGGAGGCAAGGGCTGA